GCATAAAGGAAACGACAATATCCAATTTCAGCAGCATTCTTCATAAGTTCAAGATTTAGCCACGCGGCGAGTTCGTAGAATGGCCTATTATTGAATGGTCATTTGGTTTTTTTGAAGAAAGAAATTCTTAATTTACCTTATTCAAAAAACTCTTTGCTATAGACCACAGTTCCTGTAACACCACCAAGACTTCCATCTTCAAGTTCCAATGCCATGAATGATTCGTCTGGTACATCAAATGGTGCTTTAATACCCCATTTACTAGCAGTTCTGAATCCAAAGCATGGATAATATTTATCATGCCCAAGAACAATTACTGATTTGAAGCCCATTTCTTTTGAAGTCTTAAGGCCTTGAAGAATTAATTTGCTGCCGATACCTTTATTCTGATATTCGGGTAAGACTGAAACAGGAGCTAATGCCAATGATTCGTGTCTATTTTCTCCCTCTTTAATGAGTAATTTTGTAAACATTATATGCCCTACAATTTCATCGTTAATTTCTGCAACAAGGCAAAGTTCGGGTATGAATGCATCACTTTTCCTCAATTTAGCAACTAAAAATTGCTCCTTATGGTCACTATGCTCTATATTTTTAAATGCTTTTTCTACAACTGTTTCCGAGAGCTTATAATCTTTTTCAGTTTCCTGTCTTATAATTATATTCATCTTTAAATATCTCCTTTAAAAAGTTTGAGTTAATAAAACCTTTATTTAATATATTTTTTAGAAGCCAAAACCTCATTAAGCTCAACTAATTTTATTGATTCATTTTCTACTAATTTAATTAAATCCTTGGAATTAGCATAAACAAGTACTCCAAAGGTTTTTGTTCCATTATTTTCAGCATAATTTAAGGCTGATTTATAAAACTCTAATCTATTTGAGCTGGAATCAAGCACCTTTGCAGCTTCCTTTCTGTCAATCATATATTTAAGCAGACTTTTATAATGGAGTTCGTAGGCCTTTGCTTCAAGGGACATGTCGCTGCCTTGGTGGCCACTTGGATTAACAAGCCATTCTAAAATATGAAAAGCAGGATACTTTTCCTCAACACTTTCTTCTCTTGTTATTATTGTGTTGCTTTTAATAAGGTTAATACCAATCAAATCCGTAGCTTTCTTGTCATCTGGAGCTGTTCTTATACCTGCCCAAATAAAATCAATGTCTGGATACTTTTCTTCAAGCCTATGCAGCTCCTCCATGGTTAAATCCTTATCAAAAACAAGGTTGGCTGAAAGGTAGGAAACAGGGTTTAACTGCATAATATGCTCCATGATTCGTTGTTTTTTCTTACTTATCTGCTCTGAACTTACAGCAGGATACCTGACATCTGTAAAATAATTAAAGCCAATATCGTCAATTATCTCAGTATAGTTTCTAACTCTTTTTCCTCGCATTATTTTAGTGGTGACATAGTTCTTTTCAAGAGTGAAAAGATTAGTTCGGAAGAAACCAATATCATACTTTCCAAACCCTTTCCTGTCAACATATACATCACTACTCAGTGAGTGTCCCGGCATATTTAATTCTGTTAAGGCATATAGATCAAAATTAATGTCACTGGTGTTTTTACCTATTGTGGCCTTTGCCGGATTATAAAAATAGCTGTCTATTAATGGAGATATTACATAAAATATACCTATTAAAATGCCCAGTACTATGGCTACAGAGGTATAAACCACTCTTCTTAAACGGCTGTTTACACTCCTTTTGATTTTTATAGTTTCCTCATTAGGCTGCTCACCTTCCCGGGCTCCAGATAGATTATTAAATGCAATATCTATATCTTCCGATAGATACTCTTCTATTGCTTCATATCTTTCTATATCATGTTCTATGCTTTGCTTTTCTTCCTCAGACACTAAACCTTCTTTATATCTTTCCAATAATTCTCTATAATTCATTTTTACCCTCCAATGCAGATTTTAATTTTTTCCTGGCCCTGAAAAGTAAGGTCTTGACTGCCCCCTCTGTCAAGCCTGTTGTTTCACTCATTTCTTTAAGGGTAAAGTCACAATAGTAATAAAGGATTAGTATTTCCTTATAGGATGGACGAAGATTTAAAACTAATCTGTAGATACGCTTTTTTTCTTCATTATCAATTATCTTGTCCAAAGGCGTTTCTTTTAAGGTTAATATATCATCTAATCCTTCAGTACTAGTGATTTCTTTATCTTTTCTAACATAATCCAGGAATAAGTTTTTGCAAACTCTAAAAAGCCAATATTTAATGTGCTGTATATCATTCTCAAGAGATAGCAAAGCTTTCAAGAAAGTTTCATTGGTCAGGTCCTGCGCCAGGTGATGGTCTCTGCACAATGAAAATGCATAAAGATAAAGTTCTCTATGATATTTAACATATAATTTTTCCAGATGATCATTTATCACATGCTTACAACCCCTTTCACCTAACAAACGATGTTTTGAGCCTTAGGTTACACTTTTATGTTTTAATATTGAACTTTTGTTAAAATAATTTTGATTTTAAGCATTTATAAAGGGGAACCACCATTGAAGCGCGGCTCCCCTTGTTTAGCTTAACTAGAATTGAAAACCCCATTTAATCAAATAATTCTAACCACCAAGGGTAATCAAACTGTCCGTCTGAAATCCGTATAAAATGACCAAACACACCTAAATCCGTTGCACCTGATTCAACATAAAAAAATGGTGTATAAGTTGAAAAGATATAAAAGTTCACTCTCTCTATCTTAACTATTGCTTTTCCTACCTTTCCTTCAGCAAATGTAAGACGGCCTTGCCTATTTGTAGACTTCATATAATGTCCTATGGGGGAAACTTTTATATACTTATCTATTGTTGGATTAGTTATATAGGCTGCAACTAACATAAGTACAAAGATAATAGTAAAAACAGATCTCTTTTTTATGGATAATTTCGCTTTCTTCACACAATACCCTCCATTATAAATTATATAGTCATTATAATTATACTTATTAAATTGTGAACTCTACTGTTATGAATCAACTTCAACCCTTTTGTTATATAAATTATAAAATAAACGGTATACTCCATATCCCAAAAGAGAACCTAAGACATTTAGGATCAAGTCATCTATATCACAAGTACCTAAATAAAATATAAGTTGTACTATCTCAATAAAAAGACTTGCGCCAAGGGATACTAAAAAATATTTTTAAACCTGCCACACTTTTTAAATAGCATAGGTAGAAAAAACCCTAGCGGACTAAATGCAAATATATTACCTAATAAATTTTCCAATGCGATACGAATAGCCGGTCCACCTTGTAAGTATGGGATTATTGTATTTACTAAAGGAGTAAAATTTATTTGGGTTATTTTTTTAGAAAAGGGTATTTGTTTGCCAACCTCAACCATTGTGAGTGCCGATCCATCCTTTAGGATAATTACATATACAAGAACTAATAAGTAAAGTATAAATAACCCCCAGGTTATAAATCTTAAACCCTTTGACTTTTGTTTTTTACTCAATATTTTTCTCCTCCTGGTATGCTGATTAATTTTTAGTATGTTGTTTTGCTTTTTTACATGATCTATACAGAGAAAATAAATTAATAAGCAATCCAGCTAATATAACATATATCGAAAAGTCTGGAATAATGGCTAACACATCATCGCTTATCCTTATGCCAATATTAAAGAAGTCTGTTCCAATTCCTTTTATAGTTCTAACATTGTTAACTTTTTTCAATTCAGTAAATTGCCAAACTTTTGTACAGATAACGGTTACAAACAAAACAATATTAGTTATAATAATTTTTTTAATAATAAGCCCCTCCACTCTCTCAATAATGATTCAAATATCCTATTTTTCTGATTAATGGAGCCTATTTGAATAGGACATTATAATTTATAGGCCTTATAAAATTTGCCGCTTTTCTCAACAGCAATAGCTTCTTCTGTGTTAATACCTTTAATTTCAAAAAGTTTGCTTCCAACTTGTGTATCATTAGCATCTCCATTCTCTGTTGGCATAGGTTCCTTTTTCCGTTTTATTTCCCCCAATTGCTTTCCGAGTTCATCTTTAGAAACCTCTGTGGATGAGACCCCATAACTTATGTTGCTCCATATTAAAGCATTAGGATAAGAACTACCGCTTGGTGTATTTGAACACCCTATTAACACAAACGTTGATAATAAATAAAGTAGTAGCATTGATTTTATAAAGTGCTTTTTCATCATTCCCCTCCCCATTAGATCATGGTTTACAACGGCCCATATATCGCAATTTTACAATCAATAAATTTTATAAAAAGCTTACCAACTACAAGCCATTAATTATTTGCTCATTTATAACATTATGCCTATATACGGAATAGGCTATAAAAATTATGACCATTAAAACACAACTGGTTATAATTATGGTTTTCTTTTGTTTATTAAGCTTTTCTCCATTATCAATAATCCGTCTATTTATAACCCCTGTAAGCATTAAAAACGCGACATAACCATATTCTCCCTTGCTTATTGAATATATAAATAAAATCAGTGAAGTAATATTTATAATAATTGCTGAGATAACTGGATTTCTGTATATAAGTGACTTCATAAATTTACCGCCTTTATTTAAAAATATCCCTACAGTTCTTATCTATAATCAGCTAACTTTCCAGCTTCAAGTAATGAATTAATATAATTTAAAAATCTTGGTGTTCGCTTGTCAATGTCCTCCTGACTTATACCTCTGAAAATTATCAGCTGATTCATTAAACCTCTTCCACCGCCGCTAGCTTGAATATTTTCTGTGGTATCTTCAAAAAAGAAATATATATCTGACATCTCAACCAGCTGTCTGTTTCCCTCAGAATGTTTAATATATTTTTGTGCTTCCAGGCGAGCCTCTTCGTAAAAGCTTCTATTCCGTTCTGTTTTGGGCAGCAAATACCCCCTCATATTTAATCCAAATCGTTCAGCAGGCGATTTCCTCACTTCCTCTTGCATAGCACTATTTTCTTGATGCCACTTTTCCATTTCTTCATCAGTCATATCAAAGGAAAAATCGGCAGCTTGATGCTCCAGCTTATCCTTACAATAGTTCATAATCAGACTATACTTATAGCTATTAAGATGAATATTGTCTGGCGATACTGGCAATGTATCACATTCTTCTAGAAAAGACTTCTCTGTCTCCTCAAAGGTGTGAGTGCTTGCGGTAATAACCCTGGCACAATCCTCTACCCACTGTTCATACTTTTGTTTAAAACTGTCACATGAAGCTGAAACTACTCTCCCAATAGCAACTGTACTATTTTGATTTCTTATGGTCACACTTCCATCTCTGTTTCTCTTAACTGACATTACTGTCCTCCTGCAAATTAAAACTCATAATAAAATCTTTCTTTAGAAAATTGAATCCTGCTTTCATCGTAGTTATGGCAAAAACTACTTAAACACCCATGTCATCTATAAGCCATGGCGAGTTTTCATCCTTTCTTATAACAAAATACCACCAATCATATATCCCACTATCTTGTGGGCCAACTCCATCTTTTTTGTACTTTACTTCATAATTAACTTTATATACCTTAACGTTATTTTCTTTTGTCCCATTTATCCTGCCTCTTCCATTACTCAAATACCCTTTCTTAACTTTTTCATCCTTTTCCTCTTCTATATTTACTATCTTGATACTATCTAAATTTTCAAATCCCCAAATTACATTTGAAGCATTCCAATGCTCAGTTAAAGTAGTTAATAGTCTATCTTTATTCTTTTCATTATAATATCGAAAATGATTCACTACTACACTTTGAGCAGAATCTACTTTAGAATCAGCTGTCTTATTATTTTTCTCGGTTGAGCAACCCACAAGTATAATAAAAGCAATAATCATTACCGGAATACTAAGCTTTAGTTTTAGCTTCATAATAGTCCCTCCATTTATTTTCCTATATAAGCCTCTCTCTTCCAATTAATAAAATAGGCAGTAAGACTCCAAGTGTACTAAAATTATTTCAACTCATATCTCATTACATAAAATTCGCCAAATCCAATATGTGTCTTTTGCTGTTTTGTTTCAATAATTTCAAAGCCCTGTGATTCATAACAATTCACAGCCCTTTTGTTCCAAGTCCTAACCTCTAATATAACAGGTTTATTAGGAAACCTGTTTTGACTTTCAATTAAAGCCATCTTAGTTATCATTTTTCCTATTCCCTTACTGCAGTAGTCAGGCTTTATGCCAATTCCAAAGAATACTGTATCTCCTTCATCTAATAGATTTACAAATCCAACCAACTCGCCAGTATCATTCATGTAGCCTACGAATCTATCTCTTTTTACATTGTCAGTCAATGAATAATTCTCTTCAATCATTTTCTCCCAAGATGGTAGATTGTATATTGAATACTCTCCAGTATATTTCCAACTTGAAATCTCCTTTGCTTGTTCTTCCGAAAGTTTTTCTGCAGTTAATTCCATTACTATTCCCCCAATAAAAAAATAAGAATAATGCGCAACTAAAAATCTTTGTTTAATTTCTTTCTGATTTTTTCCAAAGTCTATAGGAGTTTATAAGAGTAGCTAAAATTATTATAATATACCGAATAGCCACTATAATTGCAACATTTGCTGAAGCACTGGAACCTTCATATTTTTGGTTATTACAATACACAATAGCTACATTCACACTCATTAGAACAAATAATATAATTGCCATTATAGTAGAAAATATTGATAACATTTTATACTTATCCATAATAACCCCACCTTCCAACAATAGGTTAGTTTCATATAAGATTACCGTTCTTCATCATCGTTACCCTCTTATTCTGAAGATGATACGAAAATTGTGAACTAAATATATGAAACCATATCAACTTCCCCATCTGTCAATTCTCCCATCTGCTGAAAACCATATTTTTCATACAACTTCTTAGCTTTATCGTTAGCGTCTATGTAGGTAGTTACTATTTCGTGGCATCTGCTATTCTTTTTCATCCATTCAATAGCTAATCCAAGTGCTTTACTTCCATAGCCTTTGGATTGATATTTCTCGTCTATCATAAATTGCCATATAAAGCTATTATTTTGTTCTTTATTAAACCTAATCATTATAAAGCCTACCATTAAACTTTCATTATAAATTGCAAAAGGTACAACATCATCATAAACATATGCCTTTGCAAGTGAGAGTACATTGGGTGAAACAAAGTGCTTTTGTTCTTCAGTAACCTTTAAATTCAAACATTCTCTATAATTATTTGGTGTTATCTTTTCTAAACTAACCATGATATCCCCCCCCATATTTTTCGATACTATCACATTGAGGTTGATTCGTGTTTAATTACAATAATTCACTAATTTAATTATACACTAACAACATATTTTCCCAAATACTTACTTAGAATTGCCTTTTAATAAAACACAGGCTTAACTGCTAAACAAAAAAGCAGGCAAAGCTTTCAATTAAGTTTTGCCTGCTGTTTAGTAGTATAGTAAATATAATTTTGTCGTGAATCAACAAAACAAGTGAATTATATTATTAAAACAGACCTAAGGTTCTCACAGAGCAAAAAGTTATATTGTTAACTTCTTCTGCTGCCAGATGAAAAGTTCACTGCCTGGAACGATTATAAAATATTAGGGCCTCACTTTATAGAATAAGAAATTGATAACCGTCCCGAGCTACTAATATTTATCTATTTCCTCTTATATTCTTCAGGCAAAATATCATATAATTGCTTAATATTGATTTGAGTTTCATGTATCAGATTACCAACAGTATAAAGCTTAGAGGATTTTATACCTATAATTCTAGTTTGGCATTCAACTGGAAAAGTATATCCTTCTTTTGTCCAACTGTTGGGGTTTAAAACCCCTGATGAACCTTTAAAAGGAACATAATAAATTCTATAACCATCAACTATACCAAGATATTTAATTTCCAGGCTTTTTAATTCTTTATTAGTATAATCATGGTGGGAGCGAAATTCTTTTATTATGACTTCATCATTATCATTAATATTATCTTTTGTATTTACTGCATTTTTCAAGCTACCTGTGATTTCGCATCCAATTATTACAATTAAAATAGCCAAGATAATAATAGATATTCTTTTCAAAACCTATCTTCCCCCCTATTCAGTTTGCTTTATCTTACTAGTTCTCACTAATTACATTATACGTCAACTGTATAATGCTCCATATACTTACATTATCACCTTTGGGTGAAAATAATATAGAATATGAGAAAACCAATATCTGATAATATTGATATTATATTTGCTATAATTGCAGTAATATTACTTTCGGAGTTGATAAGGTTGGATGCATACGGTGATTTCTGTTTGCTACAAATCCGACAATGCCTGTGGAAATAATCATTATTGGAAATACTATGAAAGAATTTTATAACTTAGCGTCAAATACTATAAATATCAATATAACCAAAGCAGATATTATTCTAAGTGTGTATGCTATAATGTCATTTGTTCTTTCTCTCATGCATCCTCGTCACATTATATCTAAATATCTCTATATACTTTTTAAATTCGTCTATACTTAACCCTGTATTTTTTGAAATGAACTATAAAAGTCCATATCATTTAAATCTAAAAGAATATTTCGTATAGTTGTTTCCAGTTTGAGTTCAATTTTATATTTAAAATAGTTTTAACTCTAATTAATCTAGGCCAGTAAACCAATTATAAACGTTACAATATTAGCAATTATTGTATATGTTAAAAGCTTACTCTTACTATATTCTTTCGAAAAAAAGCTATATATAGAGAACTCTGCAATAACGACTAATAATTCAAGCAGTAAAAATACCATATACCATGTTTTGTAGCTTATAATTTTAAACATGGATACTAATGTATAATGTAAAACAAGCTGAGTAAGTATATTAACTATAATAATTAATATATAATCTTTAAATTTAAACAACTTCGCTATTAGTAATTCTATTATTACAGTTAGTGCTATTAAACATAGGAAATAAAAGAATCCATAGGAAACCTGGGGCACTTTAGTAACTTTTCCAGTCTCTAGATCTAATAATACCTTAGCATTGAATTGCCCTGGAGTAATTACATTACTAACAATTAAATCCCCATTTTCATATTGCACAATGATTTTAAAGGTATTTGGAACAGCATGATAGGAAAATCTATGAACCATAAACTCTGTTTTCTCATCATAGTGTCCTTCGAGACCTCCAAATAGTAGGAAATTCCTAATATGAGTAGCCATCCAGCCATTTTCATTATACTTATAGAATGGCATTTCTTTTATTTCATCAGTATAGAAAAGGTGTGTATTAAAGTCTTCATATTTAATACCGCTGTCTTTAGTTAATAAATCTAAATAATATGATTTACTTTTAAAATTTTTAACATAAATCGTGACAGAGGGTTTTGGACCCATATCAGCATGTACAACTTGTGGAATAAAAAAGCTTATTATAACTGATAAAATCAGCATTTTTATTATGTTTTTATTTTTCATAATCAAACCTCTTATTCACTTTAAACATAGATCTAAATAATACCAATGGTAAAATACAATACTATCATGGTAATCAATATAATTATCACCTCTAATGCATCACTATACTTGCCAAACGGCTTCCAAGTATTTTTCTTCCGATTAATGTCAAAAAACCATCCCAAAAGTAAAATCGGTACAAAATAGACTAGTAAACTCAAAAGTTGGCTTTTTAGTTTTAAAGCATTGTTTTGAACTTTAAATAAAAATGTGAAAGCTCCATGGTAAACTGCTCCAGCAACGATTTTATGCAGTACAAAGGTAATCTTTTCCTCAGTAATATTTTTATCCATAATCTTTCTCCCTATTTAGTTTGCTTTATCTTACTAATTCTCACTAATTACATTATACATCAACAGTATATTCTTCCATATACTTACTTTAGTTATATTAGTTAAATGCAATTTTATTTCATAAACAAAATAATTTCAAATGGTAAAAATCCAGAAAAAGTTAAACATTTATATTTTGCCTCGCATAAAATTAGTTATTTAATAAACAATAATTAATGAATTATAAGATTGTATAGGAGTGATATAAATGGGTGTTGCAACAATGGTAACAAACAAAATGCAGTCCTGCATCGATGCATGCTGAATGTGCGCTGACGAGTGCAGAAAAATGGCTAATATGTAGCAAATAAAACAGCAGATATTAATAACGCCAGTTACCTGGATTCATTTTATTTACACTTCCTTAAATGAGCTTATACTGAATATTTTACTAAGTATATCTTTACACAAAAATATAAAACTAATAATGACATGGAGGTGTTAGATAATGAGTCGAAGACCACTAGTTCCAGAGGCAAAGGAAGGACTTGATAAAATTAAGACTGAGTTTGCAAACGAAGTTGGTATGAAATTCAATGATGGCTACAAGGGGAATAGAAGCTCAAAATTAAATGGATATATTGGCGGACCAGTTGGTGGCAATATGACCAAAATGATGGTTGAGGCCTATGAGAGAAAATTGGTAGATAAATAGTTTTGATAAAATTTTAATGTAACATAATTTACTCCTTATTTATTCTGACATGTATACTTTCTCTGATACAAACACATGCTTAATCAATATATTTTTAGATGCTGAATTATTAGAGCTTGTTACTGCTGTAACAAGCTTTATACTCTTTAGCTTATCAACCCTATGTAATAGTTCTCCTGCAATTTCACTTCCGTAACCCTTTCCCCAATATTCAGGCAGCAGCAAATTCCCAATAAACTTATCTTTCAGAATCCTTCTTCAAATATTCACGGACTATTATCTCAACATTTCTATTTAAGTCCTCATCTCAAAAATACTAGTTAAAAATCTATTTTTTGCGTCACAATTGACTACTCTTGCATCGCAAGATAGGAAGAATTTTCATTAGTGAAGTATTGCCTTAAAAAGAACAAGCCTATGAGAGCAGAACTACCTAAGATTCTAGGATATGTATGCCTTCCTATTGAGAAAATGTTGTAGACAATTACAGATAACGTTTCGCACACAAGACGTTCCTTCAAATGCTTCACCTTAAACTGCCAAATCAAGCATGAGTGCATTGTTATATATAGATTTGCTTAGTTTTTATTTAGAGGCTCTTCAATAAATACTGGTGAAAATATATTTGTCTTAATATATTCCATAAGTTGCTCATGTATATGAGGTACATAGTTAATGTTTTCTAACTCTGAAATTGATATCCACTTTGATTCACTTGTTATCGCTGAATTATCAGGATCTCTATCGGGGACAGAAGGAGGTTTAATATTATCATCTCCATTTAAGAAGCAACGAAACACAAGACTAATTTGTGGCTTTTTTCCATAAACAAAATTGCTATTATTTGGCTCGTATTCAAGTGCATATATTAAATCTCCAACTGTAACATTTAAACCAGATTCTTCAAGTATTTCTCTAACTACAGCTTGTTTAACAGTTTCTCCAGGTTCAACACCTCCACCTGGTATATTATAATATTCGCCACCGCCAAATTCATTTAATAAAATCCTATCATTATTAATAACGATGCCGCGGGCACTTACTCTAATATGATAACTCATTTTAATTCCTCCTATTTAAAAGCGTCTTATGCTTATATTACACAGGTGTCTCGATAAAACCAAATTAAAATTTTTAAGCTGTTACTCTGTTCCTCTAAAATTACATATAACATTTTTAACTCCCGACGTTCTTGAGAATTAGCACCATCGCGCTTGGCGAAAGAATGTGTTTGGGAAGTCTTTTCATGCCAAAATGAACGGAATTTTTTTATCTGTAGTTTTTGCAGCTACACTTTACCGAACTACATAAATTGAAATTTGTCTTTAAATTTATGTAAAAATTTCAAAATTTCTTTTTATTATTGCATCAATATTATTATTTCTATACGTATCTCTAGGTCTTCTATCTGGAAATAAGTTTCCTTTAAGTGTAATACCACCATAGTTATTATCACCAAACTATTTCTTAATTCAAAAAAATCACAAAAATTCTTAAAATACAATTTTATTTTCCCAGTAACATACTTAATGCCCAATATCGCTATCTATTCAGCATCAAAATCAATAAAGTATTTTCTCTCTTGTGTATGTATCGTGAGGGTTGATAAATTAATATTGTCCTCTAAAATATCCACTCTGTATTCAAACATGATATCATCATTTTGCTTCTTCATGAATAAGTAACTTCCTTCTTCTTGATCCTCGGCCTCATCACTTATTTCAGCGTAGATTTCTTCGCCGCTGACTTCTCCAGGATATCCTGACTTTCTTATCTTCTCCTCTATTGCTTTAAAAAACTGTTTCATTTTTTCGCTCTCTTTCTTTTTTAAATACTTATTTTTCTTCAAATTAGATTATTATACCTTCAAAGTGATCCATTTCATGTTGAATTATTTGTGCTATAAATCCAGTAAACACTTGCTTTTGCTTCTTAAAATTTCTATCAAGATACTCCACTTCTATCTTTTCATATCGCTTTGTTTTTCTAAAGCCATGTAAAGATAAACAACTCTCTTCAGTTTCATAAATCTTTTCTTTATTTAATACAACTGGATTTATCATAGGCACAATAAGGTTGCCTACAGCAAATACTAATATACGTTTTTTCACTCCAATCATATTACCAGCCAATCCAACACAATTCTCAAGGTTTGCTCTTAATGTATCTATTAAATCATCAATTACTACTATATCATTTTTAGTTGCATTTTCTGATTTTTGTCCTAAAAACAGTATATCTTTTACAATTGGTTTTATCATTATATATCACTCCAATCTATACCGAATTGCTAGGTGCAGTGAACTGCTACACTTCAATAACTGTTCCTGTTTTTATCTCCTTTAGCTTACTCATCTTTTGGCTTAGATAACTATACGCTTTTTCACCGGTACAATGGCATGTGTAATACTTTTCTACATTATTATTATCTAAAAGCATTGAAAGCTCGTTTAAGAACTCTTTTGTGTTTAAATTATTAACATTCATTCCTAATAAATGAAATCCTCCGATTACTGTAGTAACATTGCTATCTATAATGGATTTTGCTCTCTCAATTATGTTAATTATACCTTTATGTGCACACCCGCAAAATAAAGTATACTTGTCCTTTTCATTAATCAGAAGATTTATTTCATGTTCAAAATCATCTTTTTTCGCCAATCCATCACTATACTCTTTTAATAGCTTATCATTTCCCTTAGGTATCAATTTATCACCTTTAACATTTCCAAATAAAATCAGTTCATCATCTATTTTCATCATTTCATCTACAAGCACAAATCTATTGTTATTGTTTAAATCCTTCTTCAAACCTATGCTATACTTAATAATCCCAAATAGTTTTATAAGATGCTTATCAAATGCACCTTTTCCAATATAAATCTTTGCTTTATTATTTAGTTTTAAAAATGTTTCTAGTCCACCACCATGATCATAGTGGCCATGGGATATTACTGCTATGTCTATATCCTCTAGTTTTACACCTAACTTACAGGCATTAAGTGCAAATGTATCATCAGTTCCCGTGTCGAATAATATTTTATGCTTAGATGTTTCAATATAGAGCGATAAACCATGCTTGTTCTTATATTCTTTTGAAATAGTCCTATTTTCAAATAGTGTTATAACCTTCATAAATATCCCCCTCTAAATTAATTACCAACTTACCGTCTCTGAATGCCCACTTTCCTGAACCTTAGCTCCATGTGTTTTGGCTGCATTTAATCAACAACCTATATATAGATTATAGACCAATATTTTACACAGCTCTATATAAAAAGATTATTAATCTGTTATTTTATTTTCACACACTACTTGACAATGCAAAGTAGCATTGGTATTATTTTCATATAAGCTATTTGGTAATGCAAAGTAGGTGATAAAAGTGGCAAATAGTACACAGATTTTGAAAGGACTCTTAGAAGGGTGCATATTAAGAATTATTGATAAGAATGAAACTTACGGATACCAGGTTTGT
The genomic region above belongs to Clostridium swellfunianum and contains:
- a CDS encoding peptide deformylase; translation: MIKPIVKDILFLGQKSENATKNDIVVIDDLIDTLRANLENCVGLAGNMIGVKKRILVFAVGNLIVPMINPVVLNKEKIYETEESCLSLHGFRKTKRYEKIEVEYLDRNFKKQKQVFTGFIAQIIQHEMDHFEGIII
- a CDS encoding MBL fold metallo-hydrolase; the encoded protein is MKVITLFENRTISKEYKNKHGLSLYIETSKHKILFDTGTDDTFALNACKLGVKLEDIDIAVISHGHYDHGGGLETFLKLNNKAKIYIGKGAFDKHLIKLFGIIKYSIGLKKDLNNNNRFVLVDEMMKIDDELILFGNVKGDKLIPKGNDKLLKEYSDGLAKKDDFEHEINLLINEKDKYTLFCGCAHKGIINIIERAKSIIDSNVTTVIGGFHLLGMNVNNLNTKEFLNELSMLLDNNNVEKYYTCHCTGEKAYSYLSQKMSKLKEIKTGTVIEV
- a CDS encoding NUDIX domain-containing protein → MSYHIRVSARGIVINNDRILLNEFGGGEYYNIPGGGVEPGETVKQAVVREILEESGLNVTVGDLIYALEYEPNNSNFVYGKKPQISLVFRCFLNGDDNIKPPSVPDRDPDNSAITSESKWISISELENINYVPHIHEQLMEYIKTNIFSPVFIEEPLNKN